A single window of Modestobacter italicus DNA harbors:
- a CDS encoding YggT family protein, protein MALLLQIISSVLLVFLILLFARFVVDWVMVLARSWRPQGLVAAGLEVVYATTDPPLKAVRKVIPPLNLGTIRLDLGFMVLLIAVILLRSLLTNLAYSL, encoded by the coding sequence GTGGCTCTCCTTCTGCAGATCATCTCCTCGGTCCTGCTCGTGTTCCTGATCCTGCTGTTCGCCCGGTTCGTCGTGGACTGGGTGATGGTGCTGGCCCGGAGCTGGCGCCCGCAGGGTCTGGTCGCGGCCGGCCTGGAGGTCGTCTACGCGACGACAGACCCGCCGCTGAAGGCCGTGCGCAAGGTCATCCCACCGCTGAACCTCGGGACGATCCGCCTGGACCTGGGGTTTATGGTGCTCCTGATCGCCGTGATCCTGCTGCGGAGCCTGCTGACCAACCTGGCCTACTCCCTGTGA
- a CDS encoding cell division protein SepF, with the protein MAGAMRRMGVYLGLVEDDDARGGYDRYAARQSDHEYADRGYDDHGYDRGYDRYAATDYVDDPATPAGGDRYGYGSGYGASGYDTDYPAGERAEERVEDRVPEPEVSLGRRPATPRTLGLAGSPAGSTAASRLGGGLSAAGGSGISASAGRGRAPIGLSGGTSGAAGLAMSEPVAAEPEPAPAPTPAPEPKPKGYRITTVHPASYNEARTIGERFRDGMPVIMNLTDMEHADAKRLVDFAIGLTFGLHGSIERVTAKVFLLSPQDVDVTAEDKARIREGGFFSQS; encoded by the coding sequence ATGGCCGGAGCCATGAGGAGGATGGGGGTCTACCTGGGCCTCGTCGAGGACGACGACGCCCGGGGCGGTTACGACCGCTACGCCGCGCGGCAGAGCGACCACGAGTACGCCGACCGCGGCTACGACGACCACGGCTACGACCGGGGCTACGACCGCTACGCCGCGACCGACTACGTCGACGACCCGGCGACGCCGGCCGGCGGCGACCGCTACGGCTACGGCAGCGGCTACGGGGCCTCCGGCTACGACACCGACTACCCGGCCGGCGAGCGCGCCGAGGAGCGGGTCGAGGACCGGGTGCCCGAGCCCGAGGTCTCCCTCGGTCGCCGCCCGGCGACCCCGCGCACCCTCGGCCTCGCCGGCAGCCCCGCGGGCAGCACGGCCGCCTCCCGTCTGGGCGGTGGGCTCAGCGCCGCCGGCGGCTCCGGGATCAGCGCCTCCGCCGGCCGCGGTCGGGCCCCGATCGGCCTGTCCGGGGGGACGTCGGGTGCCGCCGGCCTGGCGATGAGCGAGCCCGTCGCCGCCGAGCCCGAGCCGGCCCCCGCTCCCACGCCGGCGCCCGAGCCGAAGCCCAAGGGCTACCGGATCACCACGGTGCACCCCGCCTCCTACAACGAGGCGCGCACCATCGGCGAGCGGTTCCGCGACGGCATGCCGGTGATCATGAACCTGACCGACATGGAGCACGCCGACGCGAAGCGACTCGTCGACTTCGCCATCGGCCTCACGTTCGGCCTGCACGGTAGTATCGAGCGGGTCACGGCCAAGGTGTTCCTGCTCAGCCCGCAGGACGTGGACGTGACGGCTGAGGACAAGGCCCGGATCCGCGAGGGCGGCTTCTTCAGTCAGTCCTGA
- a CDS encoding YggS family pyridoxal phosphate-dependent enzyme — protein MSSLGENLRAVRARIDAAARAAGRDPAEVRLLAVSKTWPAADVRALAALGQRHFAENRVQELSSKAAELADLPDLRWHLVGQLQRNKAAAVVRLGATVHSVDRPPLVEALDRAAERADRVVDVYVQVDLGGPEGELGGRGGAAPGDVPGLADAVAAAGGLRLRGLMAVAPRGEDPAPAFARLAEIGARVRAAHPTASETSAGMSGDLEAAVAAGATVVRVGTALFGARPLASEGPTAAGPVRPR, from the coding sequence ATGAGCTCGTTGGGCGAGAACCTGCGTGCGGTGCGGGCGCGGATCGACGCCGCGGCGAGGGCGGCCGGGCGCGACCCGGCCGAGGTCCGGCTGCTCGCGGTGAGCAAGACCTGGCCGGCCGCGGACGTCCGCGCGCTCGCCGCGCTGGGGCAGCGGCACTTCGCGGAGAACCGGGTGCAGGAGCTCAGCAGCAAGGCGGCCGAGCTCGCCGACCTGCCGGACCTGCGCTGGCACCTGGTCGGCCAGCTGCAGCGCAACAAGGCAGCCGCCGTCGTCCGGCTGGGTGCGACCGTGCACTCCGTCGACCGGCCGCCGCTGGTGGAGGCGCTGGACCGGGCCGCCGAGCGGGCCGACCGGGTCGTGGACGTCTATGTCCAGGTCGACCTCGGTGGCCCCGAGGGCGAGCTCGGCGGGCGCGGCGGGGCCGCACCCGGCGACGTCCCGGGGCTGGCCGACGCCGTGGCCGCGGCCGGGGGGCTCCGGCTGCGCGGCCTCATGGCCGTCGCGCCGCGCGGGGAGGACCCCGCGCCGGCGTTCGCCCGGCTGGCCGAGATCGGTGCCCGGGTCCGCGCCGCCCACCCCACCGCATCGGAGACATCGGCAGGCATGAGCGGCGACCTGGAGGCTGCTGTGGCAGCTGGGGCCACCGTGGTGCGTGTCGGTACCGCGTTGTTCGGCGCGCGCCCCCTAGCCTCCGAGGGACCGACCGCCGCAGGACCCGTGCGCCCGCGGTAG
- the ftsZ gene encoding cell division protein FtsZ, which yields MTPPHNYLAVIKVVGIGGGGVNAVNRMIEVGLKGVEFIAINTDAQALLMSDADVKLDVGRELTRGLGAGAQPDVGRQAAEDHREEIEEVLKGADMVFVTAGEGGGTGTGGAPVVASIARKLGALTIGVVTRPFSFEGKRRAVQAESGIEELRNECDTLIVIPNDRLLQLGDRNVSVMDAFRTADQVLLSGVQGITDLITTPGLINLDFADVKSVMSGAGSALMGIGSARGDNRALLAAEQAIASPLLEASMEGAHGVLLSISGGSDLGLFEINEAASLVSDAAHPDANIIFGAVIDDALGDEVRVTVIAAGFDQGKPGQRKDAAVTSVAPAAPPAPAPVAAAPVAPAAPRPSVPAQTGERLVSPAPTAAAPTTQASPAAPRPGQPGVAPQGGGITVPPLPPIAGPGNGTRRPLASEDFEEELDIPEFLRSQ from the coding sequence ATGACACCTCCGCACAACTACCTCGCGGTCATCAAGGTCGTCGGCATCGGCGGCGGCGGGGTGAACGCGGTCAATCGCATGATCGAGGTCGGCCTCAAGGGGGTCGAGTTCATCGCGATCAACACCGACGCACAGGCACTGCTGATGAGCGACGCGGACGTCAAGCTCGACGTCGGCCGTGAGCTCACCCGCGGCCTGGGCGCGGGCGCGCAGCCCGATGTCGGCCGGCAGGCCGCAGAGGACCACCGCGAGGAGATCGAGGAGGTGCTCAAGGGCGCCGACATGGTCTTCGTGACGGCGGGCGAGGGCGGTGGCACCGGCACCGGTGGCGCACCCGTCGTCGCCTCCATCGCGCGGAAGCTCGGCGCCCTGACCATCGGCGTGGTCACCCGTCCGTTCTCCTTCGAGGGGAAGCGGCGGGCGGTCCAGGCCGAGTCGGGCATCGAGGAGCTGCGCAACGAGTGCGACACGCTGATCGTGATCCCGAACGACCGGCTGCTGCAGCTGGGCGACCGGAACGTCAGCGTGATGGACGCCTTCCGGACCGCCGACCAGGTGCTCCTCTCCGGCGTCCAGGGCATCACCGACCTGATCACCACCCCCGGCCTGATCAACCTGGACTTCGCCGACGTCAAGTCGGTCATGTCCGGTGCGGGCTCGGCGCTGATGGGCATCGGCAGCGCGCGCGGTGACAACCGCGCCCTGCTCGCCGCCGAGCAGGCGATCGCCAGCCCGCTGCTGGAGGCCTCGATGGAGGGCGCCCACGGCGTCCTGCTGTCGATCTCCGGCGGCTCGGACCTGGGCCTGTTCGAGATCAACGAGGCCGCCTCGCTGGTCTCCGACGCCGCGCACCCCGACGCCAACATCATCTTCGGGGCCGTCATCGACGACGCCCTCGGCGACGAGGTGCGGGTGACGGTCATCGCGGCCGGCTTCGACCAGGGCAAGCCCGGTCAGCGCAAGGACGCCGCGGTCACGTCGGTCGCCCCGGCTGCTCCGCCGGCCCCGGCACCGGTCGCCGCTGCCCCGGTCGCGCCGGCCGCCCCGCGGCCGTCCGTCCCGGCGCAGACCGGCGAGCGGCTCGTCTCGCCGGCCCCCACGGCGGCCGCGCCCACCACCCAGGCGTCCCCGGCGGCACCCCGCCCGGGCCAGCCCGGCGTCGCGCCGCAGGGCGGCGGCATCACCGTGCCGCCGCTGCCGCCCATCGCCGGGCCGGGCAACGGCACCCGCCGTCCGCTGGCCTCGGAGGACTTCGAGGAGGAGCTCGACATCCCCGAGTTCCTCCGCTCCCAGTGA
- the wag31 gene encoding DivIVA-like cell division protein Wag31: MPLTPADVHNVVFKKPPIGKRGYDEDEVDAFLDVVEAELARLIEENNDLRASGGGQAAAPREERPESAPMTVAAPPPPPAQTQMTPSAVREDEAIRASRMLALATETAERHVGEAKAQADQMVGSAKSTSDRMLSEARAKSEQMVTEAKNRADSMLGDARTRADTMEREARAKATALAQDAERKHVEAMGSLEEKRASLDRKVEELRTFEREYRTRLRSYLESHLRDLDSRGSAEPATNSRQNQHVSA; the protein is encoded by the coding sequence ATGCCACTGACTCCCGCCGACGTGCACAACGTCGTCTTCAAGAAGCCGCCGATCGGCAAGCGCGGCTACGACGAGGACGAGGTCGACGCCTTCCTCGACGTCGTCGAGGCCGAGCTGGCCCGCCTGATCGAGGAGAACAACGACCTGCGGGCCTCCGGTGGCGGGCAGGCTGCCGCCCCGCGCGAGGAGCGCCCCGAGTCCGCGCCGATGACGGTCGCGGCCCCGCCGCCCCCGCCGGCGCAGACGCAGATGACGCCGTCGGCCGTCCGCGAGGACGAGGCCATCCGCGCCTCCCGCATGCTGGCCCTGGCCACCGAGACGGCCGAGCGGCACGTCGGTGAGGCCAAGGCCCAGGCCGACCAGATGGTCGGCAGCGCCAAGAGCACCAGCGACCGGATGCTGTCCGAGGCGCGGGCCAAGAGCGAGCAGATGGTCACCGAGGCCAAGAACCGCGCCGACTCGATGCTGGGCGACGCCCGCACCCGGGCCGACACGATGGAGCGCGAGGCGCGCGCCAAGGCGACCGCGCTGGCCCAGGACGCCGAGCGCAAGCACGTCGAGGCGATGGGCTCGCTGGAGGAGAAGCGGGCGAGCCTGGACCGCAAGGTCGAGGAGCTGCGCACCTTCGAGCGCGAGTACCGCACCCGGCTGCGGTCCTACCTCGAGTCGCACCTGCGCGACCTCGACAGCCGCGGCTCGGCCGAGCCGGCCACGAACAGCCGGCAGAACCAGCACGTCAGCGCATAA
- a CDS encoding peroxidase-related enzyme (This protein belongs to a clade of uncharacterized proteins related to peroxidases such as the alkylhydroperoxidase AhpD.) produces the protein MTEPPISRFPVVPLAELPPDLQARFTEVADKSGFLPNVFAALAWRPDEARAFFALHDALMDKDTPGLTQADREVLVVATSAANSCLYCVVAHGALVRIRARDRYLADQVAVDWRKAPLSPRLRAVVEVGVRLAVDPVSVTAQEQDALRGHGLTQDDVWDVGAIVALFALSNRLVHWAAVPPNEEFHLLGRVPRS, from the coding sequence GTGACCGAGCCCCCGATCAGCCGATTCCCCGTCGTCCCGCTGGCCGAGCTGCCCCCGGACCTGCAGGCGCGCTTCACCGAGGTCGCCGACAAGAGCGGCTTCCTGCCCAACGTCTTCGCCGCGCTCGCCTGGCGCCCCGACGAGGCGCGGGCCTTCTTCGCGCTGCACGACGCCCTGATGGACAAGGACACCCCGGGGCTCACCCAGGCCGACCGCGAGGTGCTGGTGGTGGCCACCAGCGCGGCCAACAGCTGCCTCTACTGCGTGGTGGCCCACGGCGCCCTGGTCCGGATCCGCGCGCGGGACCGGTACCTGGCCGACCAGGTGGCCGTCGACTGGCGGAAGGCGCCGCTGTCGCCGCGGCTGCGGGCGGTGGTGGAGGTCGGCGTCCGGCTCGCCGTCGACCCGGTGTCGGTGACCGCGCAGGAGCAGGACGCGCTGCGCGGGCACGGCCTCACCCAGGACGACGTGTGGGACGTCGGCGCGATCGTCGCGCTGTTCGCGCTGTCCAACCGCCTCGTCCACTGGGCCGCCGTGCCGCCGAACGAGGAGTTCCACCTGCTCGGGCGGGTGCCCCGGAGCTGA
- a CDS encoding polyphenol oxidase family protein, whose translation MSDGPAAPPAVRPRRVVTDRRGGRSSSPYDSFNLGGHVGDDPADVAANRDRLAAELGVAGDQVVWMTQVHGTGVAIVEDAEENPVADVDALVTATPGLVLCVLVADCVPVLLDPPGRRSRCRPGIAGGRASGAASCPPPWRP comes from the coding sequence GTGAGTGACGGTCCGGCCGCTCCGCCGGCGGTGCGACCCCGGCGGGTCGTCACCGACCGGCGGGGCGGCCGTTCCTCGTCCCCGTACGACTCGTTCAACCTCGGCGGGCACGTCGGCGACGACCCGGCGGACGTCGCCGCGAACCGCGACCGGCTCGCCGCTGAGCTCGGCGTCGCCGGGGACCAGGTGGTCTGGATGACCCAGGTGCACGGCACCGGGGTCGCGATCGTGGAGGACGCCGAGGAGAACCCGGTGGCCGACGTCGACGCGCTCGTCACGGCCACCCCCGGCCTGGTGCTGTGCGTGCTGGTCGCCGACTGCGTCCCGGTGCTGCTGGACCCCCCGGGTCGCCGGTCTCGTTGCCGACCGGGCATCGCGGGCGGAAGGGCGTCCGGCGCGGCGTCGTGCCCGCCGCCCTGGCGGCCATGA
- a CDS encoding laccase domain-containing protein, protein MTRLGARPADVEALLGPAVCGLDYEVPVQMQAEVARVAPASAVRTRTGTPGLDLRAGIAEVLRGAGVRQVVHDPRCTVEDPRLFSHRRDRVTGRQAGIVWLG, encoded by the coding sequence ATGACCCGGCTCGGCGCGCGGCCTGCGGACGTCGAGGCGCTGCTCGGCCCCGCGGTCTGCGGCCTGGACTACGAGGTGCCCGTCCAGATGCAGGCCGAGGTCGCCCGGGTCGCCCCGGCGAGCGCGGTCCGCACCCGGACGGGGACGCCGGGGCTGGACCTGCGGGCCGGCATCGCCGAGGTGCTGCGCGGGGCCGGCGTCCGGCAGGTCGTGCACGACCCGCGCTGCACGGTGGAGGACCCCCGGCTGTTCAGCCACCGCCGCGACAGGGTCACCGGCCGCCAGGCCGGCATCGTCTGGCTCGGCTGA
- a CDS encoding cell division protein FtsQ/DivIB — translation MSRAATTRDRARGGRRGGGTGGDTPSPVTPLRPRRRRSRRPAHPGRRALVALGAAVLVVGVLAWVVLGSPVFAVRTVQVDGEARLSAEQVVQVAGIAAGTPLARVDTAAAAARVAALPQVASVEVTRGWPRTVVVTLAERVPVAVVTDGGTRRLVDAEGVVFETITGTPPDGVVPLDVPDPGPDDAATTAALGALTALPPDVRDQVTGVAATSPDAVTLTLTDGRSVLWGSAAQTDRKAEVLGALLDQIDAGTLDPAGTLDVSTPDSVVLR, via the coding sequence GTGAGCCGCGCCGCGACGACCCGCGACCGCGCCCGGGGCGGACGGCGGGGCGGCGGCACGGGCGGGGACACCCCGTCCCCGGTCACCCCGCTGCGCCCCCGCCGGCGCCGGTCGCGGCGCCCGGCCCACCCGGGCCGGCGGGCGCTCGTCGCGCTGGGCGCGGCCGTGCTGGTCGTCGGCGTCCTCGCCTGGGTGGTGCTGGGCAGCCCGGTCTTCGCGGTCCGCACGGTCCAGGTCGACGGCGAGGCGCGGCTCTCCGCGGAGCAGGTGGTCCAGGTGGCCGGCATCGCCGCGGGCACGCCGCTGGCGCGGGTCGACACCGCGGCCGCGGCCGCCCGGGTCGCCGCGCTCCCGCAGGTCGCCTCGGTCGAGGTCACCCGGGGCTGGCCCCGCACGGTGGTCGTGACGCTGGCCGAGCGGGTGCCGGTGGCGGTGGTCACCGACGGGGGCACGCGCCGGCTGGTGGACGCCGAGGGCGTGGTGTTCGAGACGATCACCGGCACCCCGCCGGACGGCGTCGTCCCGCTCGACGTGCCGGACCCCGGTCCGGACGACGCGGCGACCACCGCTGCGCTCGGGGCGCTGACCGCGCTGCCGCCGGACGTGCGCGACCAGGTGACCGGCGTGGCCGCCACCAGCCCGGACGCCGTCACCCTGACCCTCACCGACGGCCGGTCGGTGCTGTGGGGGAGCGCGGCCCAGACCGACCGGAAGGCCGAGGTGCTCGGCGCGCTGCTCGACCAGATCGACGCCGGGACGCTCGACCCCGCCGGCACCCTCGACGTCAGCACCCCGGACTCCGTCGTCCTGCGGTGA